TCGGTTGTTGGAAAGCGTTGCACGCGGACGCCTATAAGCATCCGCAGTACGCTCCGGGAAGGGATGGGGGGGTGATGGGGCTTTCCGTTCGTCGATCAAACGCGCTCGTTTTCGGAGTCGAACACCGCCACGTCGGCCGGCCGGATCCGGACCTCGACTCGGGTTCCCCGCTCCGGCGGTCTCGCTGCACGTTCCGCGACGAGTTCCGCTCCGGTTTCGAGTTCGACAGTCACGTCGTACCGGCGTCCCACGTCGGCGACGCGGCGGACGACACCCTGGAGGGAGAGGACGTCGTCCTCGTCGCCACTGCCGTCGGTCACGCCGACAGTCATCGTCACGTCCTCGGGGCGGACGTGGCAGTCGACGGTTCCCGTGACTGTCCCCGGCTCGCACCCCTCGGGAAGTCGGGCGCTCTCCCCGCCGATCTCGATCGTGGGTGGGGTGCCGTCGGCCAGGGTCGCCGAAAGCGCGTTCGACCGACCGAGAAACGACGCGACGAACGGCGTCGGCGGCGACTCGTACAGCTCCCGTGGCGGTCCGATCCCGGCGACCCGACCGTCGTCCATAACGACGAGACGGTCCGCAAGCGACATCGCCTCTTCCTGGTCGTGGGTGACAAGCAGCGTGGTCACCCCGGTTTCCGCCTGTATT
The Halalkaliarchaeum desulfuricum DNA segment above includes these coding regions:
- a CDS encoding ABC transporter ATP-binding protein, with product MILELDDLTHRYGDELAVDGVSIGVGAGELVAVLGPSGCGKTTIVQAVAGHVQPSGGRIRLRGADVTDDPPEARQVGIVFQHSTLFPHLTVEENVEYGLKARDVPPGHREEVVTRFLELVDLPEQREAYPSELSGGQKRRVELARALAPEPDVLLLDEPLSALDRSLRVGLREEIARIQAETGVTTLLVTHDQEEAMSLADRLVVMDDGRVAGIGPPRELYESPPTPFVASFLGRSNALSATLADGTPPTIEIGGESARLPEGCEPGTVTGTVDCHVRPEDVTMTVGVTDGSGDEDDVLSLQGVVRRVADVGRRYDVTVELETGAELVAERAARPPERGTRVEVRIRPADVAVFDSENERV